Proteins encoded together in one Hymenobacter monticola window:
- the lptB gene encoding LPS export ABC transporter ATP-binding protein, with translation MILRADHLVKKYKARTVVNDMSVTVEQGEIVGLLGPNGAGKTTCFYMMVGMVKPNSGRIYLDTTEITTMPIYQRARLGVGYLAQEASVFRDLSVEENIMAVLEMTPMKKEARQAKVEELLDEFSLGHVRKNLGKVLSGGERRRTEIARALAVDPKFVLLDEPFAGVDPIATEEIQGIVAKLKHRGIGVLITDHDVNSTLSIVDRAYLLFEGKLLKAGTAEELASDETVRRVYLGKNFELKRNI, from the coding sequence ATGATTCTTCGCGCCGACCACCTCGTCAAAAAATACAAGGCCCGCACCGTGGTCAACGACATGTCGGTGACCGTGGAGCAGGGCGAAATCGTGGGCCTGCTCGGGCCCAACGGCGCCGGCAAAACTACCTGCTTCTACATGATGGTGGGTATGGTGAAGCCCAACAGCGGCCGCATCTACCTCGACACCACCGAAATCACGACCATGCCCATCTACCAGCGGGCCCGCCTGGGGGTGGGCTACCTGGCCCAGGAAGCCAGCGTGTTTCGCGACCTGAGCGTGGAGGAAAACATCATGGCCGTGCTCGAAATGACTCCCATGAAGAAGGAGGCCCGCCAGGCCAAAGTGGAAGAGCTGCTTGACGAATTCAGCCTGGGCCACGTGCGCAAAAACCTGGGCAAGGTGCTGAGCGGCGGCGAGCGGCGCCGCACCGAAATTGCCCGCGCCCTGGCCGTCGACCCCAAGTTCGTGCTTCTCGATGAGCCCTTTGCCGGCGTCGACCCCATTGCGACCGAAGAAATTCAGGGCATCGTGGCCAAGCTCAAGCACCGCGGCATCGGCGTGCTCATCACCGACCACGACGTGAACTCCACCCTCAGCATCGTGGACCGCGCGTATTTGCTTTTCGAAGGCAAGTTGCTGAAAGCCGGCACCGCCGAGGAGCTGGCCAGCGATGAAACCGTGCGCCGCGTGTACCTGGGCAAAAATTTCGAGCTCAAGCGCAACATCTAG
- a CDS encoding GH3 auxin-responsive promoter family protein gives MLDQLLARAVQWSSLPRIARVQEQPDALQAHLLAHLLRRAQGTEWGRRYGYREQLSAAEFGRRVPVSTYEQLYPELEKVLRGQPDVLWPGCPRWFAKSSGTTNARSKYIPVTREALQECHYRAGRDMLALSTHFYPQERLLAGKTLSLGGAHAANPFRPQEPASRAGDVSAVIMAQLPGWAEGLRTPPLHLALLSEWEEKIERIARHVLHQDVRVLAGVPTWMVVLLRRVVALAGAEHITQVWPQLRLFLHGAVAFGPYRELFRQLIPDARMRYLEIYNASEGYFALQDQPDSEDLLLLLDHGIYYEFLPADQWEAPDPRPVPLADVELHRPYALVISTNAGLWRYLVGDTVRFTSRAPYRVRITGRTKHFLNAFGEEVVIENAEAAVAAASQATAAAVRDFTAAPVWFAADNAASRGGHEWAVEFAPGAARPDLARFGAVLDATLCELNSDYAAKRHRSLALVPPRVHAVPAGTFEAWLAGQGKLGGQHKVPRLLNTRDVLEAVLQTAAQLIG, from the coding sequence ATGCTCGACCAGCTACTCGCCCGTGCCGTTCAGTGGAGCAGCCTGCCCCGCATCGCCCGCGTGCAGGAGCAGCCCGACGCCCTGCAGGCCCACTTGCTGGCCCACCTGCTGCGCCGGGCCCAGGGCACCGAGTGGGGCCGGCGCTACGGCTACCGCGAGCAACTGTCGGCCGCCGAGTTTGGCCGCCGCGTGCCGGTGAGCACCTACGAGCAGCTGTACCCCGAACTGGAAAAGGTGTTGCGCGGCCAGCCCGACGTGCTGTGGCCCGGCTGCCCGCGCTGGTTTGCCAAAAGCAGCGGCACCACCAACGCCCGCAGCAAGTACATCCCCGTCACGCGGGAGGCGCTGCAGGAGTGCCACTACCGCGCCGGGCGCGACATGCTGGCCCTGAGTACGCATTTCTACCCGCAGGAACGGTTGCTGGCCGGCAAAACGCTGTCGTTGGGCGGCGCGCACGCGGCCAACCCGTTCCGGCCGCAGGAGCCCGCCTCGCGCGCCGGCGACGTGTCGGCCGTCATCATGGCGCAGCTGCCGGGCTGGGCTGAGGGGCTGCGTACGCCCCCGCTGCACCTGGCGCTGCTGAGCGAGTGGGAAGAGAAAATCGAGCGCATTGCCCGGCACGTGCTGCACCAGGACGTGCGCGTGCTGGCCGGCGTGCCCACTTGGATGGTGGTGCTGCTGCGCCGCGTGGTGGCCCTGGCCGGCGCCGAACACATCACGCAGGTGTGGCCGCAGCTGCGCCTGTTTCTGCACGGAGCCGTGGCCTTCGGGCCCTACCGCGAGCTGTTTCGCCAGCTGATTCCGGATGCGCGCATGCGCTACCTCGAAATCTACAACGCCTCTGAAGGCTACTTCGCGCTGCAGGACCAGCCCGACAGTGAAGACCTGCTGCTGCTGCTCGACCACGGCATCTACTACGAGTTCCTGCCCGCCGACCAGTGGGAGGCCCCCGACCCGCGCCCCGTTCCCTTGGCCGATGTAGAACTGCATAGGCCCTATGCGCTGGTCATCAGCACCAACGCGGGCCTGTGGCGCTACCTGGTGGGCGACACCGTGCGCTTCACCTCGCGGGCACCGTATCGGGTGCGCATCACCGGGCGCACCAAGCACTTTCTCAATGCCTTCGGCGAAGAGGTCGTCATTGAAAACGCCGAAGCCGCCGTGGCCGCTGCCAGCCAGGCCACGGCAGCGGCCGTGCGCGACTTCACGGCCGCGCCCGTGTGGTTCGCGGCCGACAACGCGGCCTCGCGCGGGGGCCACGAGTGGGCGGTGGAGTTTGCACCGGGCGCCGCACGCCCCGACCTGGCCCGCTTCGGGGCCGTACTCGACGCCACGCTGTGCGAACTGAATTCCGACTACGCGGCCAAACGCCACCGCAGTCTGGCTTTGGTGCCACCCCGGGTGCACGCAGTGCCCGCCGGCACTTTTGAGGCCTGGCTGGCCGGGCAGGGCAAGCTGGGCGGCCAGCACAAAGTGCCGCGCCTGCTCAACACCCGCGACGTGCTGGAAGCCGTGCTGCAAACGGCTGCGCAGCTAATCGGCTAG
- a CDS encoding RidA family protein has product MAHQIILTDQAPAPIGPYSQAVKAGNTVYVSGQIPLDASGQLVPGDITAQTHQVLKNLSAILMAAGLTLADVVKCSIFVKNLGDFATINQVYGSYFDEATAPARETVEVARLPRDVQVEISCIAVGA; this is encoded by the coding sequence ATGGCTCACCAGATTATTCTTACCGACCAGGCACCCGCGCCCATTGGCCCCTACTCGCAAGCCGTGAAGGCGGGCAACACCGTGTACGTTTCAGGCCAGATTCCGCTGGACGCCAGCGGGCAGCTCGTGCCCGGCGACATCACCGCTCAGACCCACCAGGTGCTGAAAAACCTGAGCGCCATTCTCATGGCCGCCGGCCTCACGCTGGCCGATGTGGTAAAGTGCAGCATCTTCGTCAAGAACCTCGGCGACTTTGCGACCATCAATCAGGTATATGGCTCGTACTTCGACGAGGCCACCGCCCCGGCCCGGGAGACAGTGGAAGTAGCCCGCCTGCCGCGCGACGTGCAGGTAGAGATTTCCTGCATCGCGGTGGGCGCATAA
- the gltX gene encoding glutamate--tRNA ligase produces MAEREVRVRFAPSPTGPLHIGGVRTALYNYLLARKLGGKMLLRIEDTDQNRFVPGAEEYILEALAWCGIVIDEGQGVGGPHGPYKQSERKPMYKQYADQLIADGFAYYAFDTAEELDAMRARLQAAKVPNPQYNSITRAQMRNSLTLPEDEVKQLLDSGAPYVIRLKVPRKEEVRFQDLIRGWVVVHSSAIDDKVLMKSDGMPTYHLANIVDDHLMEISHVIRGEEWLPSAPLHVLLYRYLGWEKTMPQFAHLPLLLKPDGTGKLSKRDGDRLGFPVFPLEWHGIDGETGEPTVSRGYREDGYLPEALVNFLAFLGWNPGTQQEIFSMDELIQAFSIERVSKSPAKFDQNKVKWFNEHYLRAKPNAELAPYLLTALQEHGIDCLPEKAEQIVGVMKERVSFPNDFWQEAKYFFQAPTEYDEAVISKKWNAQVAAALTAYADGLPANSEPSANAEVLKSIFNQTVEAQGMKPGQVLQALRVAVTGAAAGPDLFETLAILGSGEVAERLRKAVERLPVAA; encoded by the coding sequence ATGGCTGAAAGAGAAGTTCGGGTGCGTTTCGCGCCTTCCCCCACCGGCCCGCTGCACATTGGCGGCGTGCGCACGGCCCTGTACAACTACCTGCTGGCCCGCAAGCTGGGCGGCAAGATGCTGCTGCGCATCGAAGACACCGACCAAAACCGCTTCGTGCCCGGCGCCGAGGAGTACATCCTCGAAGCCCTGGCCTGGTGCGGCATCGTGATTGACGAAGGGCAAGGCGTGGGCGGCCCCCACGGCCCGTACAAGCAGAGCGAGCGCAAGCCCATGTACAAGCAGTACGCCGACCAGCTCATTGCCGACGGCTTTGCCTACTACGCCTTCGATACGGCCGAGGAGCTGGACGCCATGCGCGCCCGCCTGCAGGCCGCCAAGGTGCCCAACCCGCAGTACAACAGCATCACCCGTGCCCAGATGCGCAACTCCCTCACCCTGCCCGAAGACGAGGTGAAGCAGCTGCTCGACAGCGGCGCGCCCTACGTAATTCGCCTGAAAGTGCCCCGCAAGGAGGAAGTACGCTTTCAGGACTTGATTCGCGGCTGGGTGGTGGTGCACTCTTCGGCCATCGATGACAAGGTGCTGATGAAGTCGGACGGCATGCCGACCTACCACCTGGCCAACATCGTGGACGACCATTTGATGGAAATCTCGCACGTCATCCGGGGCGAGGAGTGGCTGCCCTCGGCGCCGCTGCACGTGCTGCTCTACCGCTACCTGGGCTGGGAGAAGACCATGCCGCAGTTTGCCCACCTGCCCCTGCTGCTCAAGCCCGACGGCACCGGCAAGCTCAGCAAGCGCGACGGCGACCGCCTGGGCTTCCCGGTGTTTCCGCTGGAGTGGCACGGCATCGACGGCGAAACCGGCGAGCCCACCGTGAGCCGCGGCTACCGCGAAGACGGCTACCTGCCCGAGGCGCTGGTGAACTTCCTGGCCTTCCTGGGCTGGAACCCCGGCACGCAGCAGGAGATTTTCTCGATGGACGAGCTGATTCAGGCCTTCTCCATTGAGCGCGTGAGCAAGTCGCCGGCCAAGTTCGACCAGAACAAGGTGAAGTGGTTCAACGAGCACTACCTGCGCGCCAAGCCCAACGCCGAACTGGCGCCCTACCTGCTCACGGCCCTGCAGGAGCACGGCATTGATTGCTTGCCGGAGAAAGCCGAGCAAATTGTGGGCGTGATGAAGGAGCGCGTGAGCTTCCCCAACGACTTCTGGCAGGAGGCCAAGTACTTCTTCCAGGCCCCCACGGAGTACGACGAGGCCGTCATCAGCAAGAAGTGGAACGCCCAGGTGGCCGCCGCCCTCACGGCTTACGCCGACGGCCTGCCCGCCAACTCGGAGCCCAGCGCCAACGCCGAAGTGCTGAAAAGCATCTTCAACCAAACCGTGGAGGCCCAGGGCATGAAGCCCGGCCAGGTGTTGCAGGCCCTGCGCGTGGCCGTGACCGGCGCCGCCGCCGGCCCCGACCTGTTCGAAACCCTGGCCATCCTGGGCTCGGGCGAGGTGGCCGAGCGGCTGCGCAAGGCCGTGGAGCGACTGCCCGTGGCGGCGTAG
- a CDS encoding toxin-antitoxin system YwqK family antitoxin: protein MRLSRYLLLCCLTALLGACASSKPSSQAGRRGFWRPNHFDRHGLENGRWRTYYDDYKKQPFTTGRYRHGRPVRTFNYYNPTGQLDRTEQYQKDGLCEVTYWHPDGQVARKGSAQWVTGKGRAPRFFWYGTWTSYNPTGQVTDVQTYNDGTITRAEKYKDGQLTQVDVYEGNKTTRTETYQNGQLIRVETFEKGLRTGNTQTL, encoded by the coding sequence ATGCGCCTTTCCCGCTATCTGCTTCTATGCTGCCTGACGGCACTTCTAGGTGCTTGTGCCAGCTCAAAGCCTTCTTCCCAGGCCGGCCGGCGCGGCTTCTGGCGCCCCAACCATTTCGACCGTCACGGCCTGGAAAACGGCCGCTGGCGCACTTACTACGACGATTATAAGAAGCAGCCTTTCACCACAGGGCGCTACCGCCACGGCCGACCCGTGCGCACCTTCAACTACTACAACCCCACGGGCCAGCTCGACCGCACCGAGCAATACCAAAAAGACGGGCTCTGCGAGGTAACCTATTGGCACCCCGATGGCCAAGTGGCCCGCAAAGGTTCGGCCCAGTGGGTAACCGGCAAAGGCCGGGCCCCGCGCTTCTTCTGGTACGGCACCTGGACGAGCTACAACCCCACCGGCCAGGTGACTGACGTACAAACATATAACGACGGCACCATCACGCGGGCCGAGAAGTATAAGGACGGCCAGCTCACCCAGGTCGACGTCTACGAAGGCAACAAAACCACGCGCACCGAAACCTACCAGAACGGCCAGCTGATACGGGTCGAAACCTTCGAAAAAGGTCTGCGCACCGGCAACACTCAAACGCTGTAA
- a CDS encoding TIGR00266 family protein, with translation MHSHDVDYRILGSDIQVLEIELDPNETVIAEAGAMVYMEEGIAFETKMGDGSEPEQGFMGKLFSAGTRLITGESLFLTHFTHRGGYGKSRVAFSAPYPGTIIPINLGDMPTGLIVQKDGFLAAARGTKISLHFNQKLGAGLFGGEGFILQRLTGDGKAFVHAGGTIIEKRLNNDMLRVDTGCVVAFEPGIDFSVARAGGLKSMIFGGEGLLLATLRGTGRVWLQSMPVKKLIQALAPSGGNAQKESGSVLGGLLGGGLIGSMLDE, from the coding sequence ATGCATTCCCACGACGTCGATTACCGCATTCTCGGGTCCGATATCCAGGTTCTGGAAATTGAGCTGGACCCCAACGAAACCGTCATTGCCGAAGCCGGAGCCATGGTGTACATGGAGGAAGGCATCGCTTTCGAAACCAAGATGGGCGACGGTTCCGAGCCCGAGCAGGGCTTCATGGGCAAGCTGTTTTCGGCCGGCACCCGCCTCATCACCGGCGAGTCGTTGTTTCTGACGCACTTCACGCACCGCGGCGGCTACGGCAAAAGCCGGGTGGCGTTCTCGGCGCCCTACCCGGGCACCATCATTCCCATCAACCTGGGCGACATGCCTACGGGCCTCATCGTGCAGAAAGACGGCTTCCTGGCCGCGGCCCGCGGCACCAAAATCAGCCTGCACTTCAACCAAAAACTCGGGGCTGGCCTGTTTGGCGGCGAGGGCTTCATCCTGCAGCGCCTTACCGGCGACGGCAAGGCCTTCGTGCACGCCGGCGGCACCATCATCGAAAAACGGCTCAACAACGACATGCTGCGCGTGGACACGGGCTGCGTGGTGGCCTTCGAGCCCGGCATTGATTTCAGCGTGGCCCGGGCCGGCGGCCTCAAGTCGATGATATTCGGCGGCGAGGGCCTGTTGCTGGCCACCTTGCGCGGCACCGGCCGCGTGTGGCTCCAATCGATGCCCGTTAAAAAGTTGATTCAGGCGCTGGCTCCTTCCGGCGGCAATGCGCAGAAGGAAAGCGGCTCGGTGCTGGGCGGGCTGCTCGGCGGCGGCCTGATTGGCAGTATGCTCGACGAGTAA
- a CDS encoding OmpP1/FadL family transporter has translation MTVKRLLLAGGALLVGTSAASASGFQVNLNGQKNNGMGGVGVALTLDQAAMFYNPGALAMVRENGVQVGVNAAIARNAFVPESGGGQSSLRNTLVTPANFYAGFGPKEGKWKIGIGAYTPFGSELHYANNWEGRYSLTDINLRAIFAQVTASYAITPQLSVGAGLVMLAYGDVDLQRDVPLSAQSGAPTPHVTLNGKAKQSFGYNAGIYFKPSDQLAVGVSYRSQVDAKIEGGDVRLRDVVYSTGGNFTATQFSATLPLPATASAGIAVMPSEKLTISAEANLVFWNTYRTLDFTFSGNNGYGDRAATPTTPAVTGTPGLLGGSSSSSAKRYYQDALCFRLGAQYKVTDGLTVRAGGFFDQAAVKDGYVTPETPDADRIGLTAGASYEFGKRFGIDASFLFEDFLKRSQTQADLLNNGTTDRVAGTYKTTIAVPGVGLYVKF, from the coding sequence ATGACGGTTAAAAGACTACTCCTCGCGGGGGGCGCGCTGCTGGTCGGCACGTCGGCTGCCTCTGCCAGCGGCTTTCAGGTGAACCTCAACGGGCAGAAAAACAACGGCATGGGCGGCGTGGGCGTGGCCCTGACGCTGGACCAGGCCGCCATGTTCTACAACCCCGGCGCCCTGGCCATGGTGCGCGAAAACGGCGTGCAGGTGGGCGTGAATGCCGCCATTGCCCGCAACGCCTTTGTGCCCGAAAGCGGCGGCGGCCAGTCCAGCCTGCGCAATACCCTGGTAACGCCGGCCAACTTCTACGCCGGCTTCGGCCCGAAGGAAGGCAAGTGGAAAATCGGCATCGGCGCCTACACGCCCTTCGGCAGCGAGCTGCACTACGCCAACAACTGGGAAGGCCGCTACAGCCTGACCGACATCAACCTGCGCGCCATCTTCGCGCAGGTCACGGCTTCCTACGCCATCACGCCGCAGCTGAGCGTGGGCGCGGGCCTGGTGATGCTGGCCTACGGCGACGTGGACCTGCAGCGCGACGTGCCCCTTTCGGCCCAGAGCGGCGCCCCCACGCCCCACGTCACCCTCAACGGCAAGGCTAAGCAGAGCTTCGGCTACAACGCCGGCATCTACTTCAAGCCCAGCGACCAACTGGCGGTGGGCGTGAGCTACCGCTCCCAGGTGGACGCCAAGATTGAGGGCGGCGACGTGCGCCTGCGCGACGTGGTTTACTCGACGGGCGGCAACTTCACAGCCACCCAGTTCTCGGCCACGCTGCCGCTGCCGGCCACCGCCAGCGCGGGCATCGCCGTGATGCCGAGCGAGAAACTGACCATTTCGGCCGAAGCCAACCTGGTGTTCTGGAATACCTACCGCACGCTCGACTTCACCTTCAGCGGCAACAACGGCTACGGCGACCGCGCCGCTACCCCCACCACCCCGGCCGTAACGGGCACGCCCGGCCTGCTGGGCGGCAGCAGCTCCTCGTCGGCCAAGCGCTACTATCAGGACGCCCTGTGCTTCCGCCTCGGCGCCCAATACAAAGTGACCGATGGCCTGACGGTGCGCGCCGGCGGCTTTTTCGACCAAGCGGCCGTGAAGGACGGCTACGTGACGCCCGAAACGCCCGACGCTGACCGCATTGGCCTGACGGCCGGTGCTTCGTACGAGTTCGGCAAGCGCTTCGGCATCGACGCCTCGTTCCTGTTCGAAGACTTCCTCAAGCGCAGCCAGACCCAGGCCGACCTGCTGAACAACGGCACCACCGACCGCGTGGCCGGCACCTACAAAACCACCATTGCCGTGCCCGGCGTGGGGCTGTACGTTAAATTCTAA
- the glmS gene encoding glutamine--fructose-6-phosphate transaminase (isomerizing), with product MCGIVAYLGHREACPIILKGLHRLEYRGYDSAGVALLNGDLNVYKKKGKVSDLESYIAEKDTHATVGMGHTRWATHGEPNDENAHPHYSTSERIAIIHNGIIENYAALKTHLQQQGHVFHSDTDTEVFVNLIEEIQKQNSCSLEEAVRLALHEVVGAYAIVVLSKDAPNQLIAARKGSPMVIGIGEGEFFIASDATPIIEYTNEVVYVNDYEIVVIRDGQLDIRSKEDVSQTPYIQKLEMELDSIEKGGYPHFMLKEIFEQPRSILDSMRGRLELGASHLNMGGIRAYEQKFVNAQRIIIVACGTSWHAGLVAEYLIEDLARIPVEVEYASEFRYRNPIITERDIVIAISQSGETADTLAAIELAKSKGATIFGVCNVVGSSIARATDAGAYTHAGPEIGVASTKAFTAQVTVLTLLAMIMGQKRGTLTDTKLRELMVELDTIPAKVTKALELDAQIREIAEEFKDATNFLYLGRGYNFPVALEGALKLKEISYIHAEGYPAAEMKHGPIALIDENMPMVVIATRDSSYEKVVSNIQEVKARKGRIIAVVSEGDKVIPAMAEFVIEVPHTSEVLMPLVSVVPLQLLSYHIAVLRGCNVDQPRNLAKSVTVE from the coding sequence ATGTGCGGCATTGTTGCTTATCTGGGCCATCGCGAGGCCTGCCCCATCATTCTCAAAGGTCTACACCGCCTCGAATACCGCGGCTACGATTCCGCTGGCGTCGCGCTGCTCAACGGCGACCTTAATGTGTACAAGAAGAAGGGCAAAGTGAGCGACCTGGAGTCCTACATTGCCGAGAAAGACACCCATGCCACCGTGGGCATGGGCCACACCCGCTGGGCCACGCACGGCGAGCCCAACGACGAGAATGCTCACCCGCACTACTCTACGTCGGAGCGCATTGCCATCATTCACAACGGCATCATTGAAAACTACGCCGCGCTGAAAACGCACTTGCAACAGCAAGGCCACGTGTTCCATTCCGACACGGACACGGAAGTTTTCGTGAACCTGATTGAGGAAATTCAGAAGCAGAACAGCTGCTCGCTGGAAGAAGCCGTGCGTTTGGCCCTGCACGAAGTGGTGGGCGCCTACGCCATTGTGGTGCTCAGCAAGGATGCGCCCAACCAACTCATTGCGGCCCGCAAGGGCTCGCCGATGGTGATTGGCATTGGCGAAGGCGAATTTTTCATTGCCTCCGACGCCACGCCCATCATTGAATATACCAACGAAGTGGTGTATGTGAACGACTACGAAATTGTGGTGATTCGCGATGGTCAGCTGGATATCCGCTCGAAAGAGGACGTGAGCCAGACGCCCTACATCCAGAAGCTGGAAATGGAACTAGACAGCATTGAAAAGGGCGGCTACCCGCACTTCATGCTGAAGGAAATTTTCGAGCAGCCGCGCTCGATTCTCGACTCCATGCGCGGCCGCTTGGAACTGGGCGCCAGCCACTTGAACATGGGTGGCATCCGGGCCTACGAGCAAAAGTTTGTGAATGCCCAGCGCATCATCATCGTGGCCTGCGGCACAAGCTGGCACGCCGGCCTGGTGGCCGAGTACCTGATTGAGGACCTGGCCCGCATTCCGGTGGAAGTGGAATACGCCTCGGAATTCCGTTACCGCAACCCGATTATCACGGAGCGCGACATCGTGATTGCCATCTCGCAGAGCGGCGAAACGGCCGACACGCTGGCGGCCATCGAACTGGCCAAGAGCAAGGGCGCTACCATCTTCGGCGTGTGCAACGTGGTGGGCAGCAGCATTGCCCGCGCCACCGACGCCGGCGCCTACACCCACGCCGGCCCCGAAATTGGGGTGGCTTCCACCAAAGCCTTTACGGCTCAGGTAACGGTGCTCACGCTGCTGGCCATGATTATGGGCCAGAAGCGCGGCACCCTCACCGACACCAAGCTGCGCGAGTTGATGGTGGAACTGGACACCATTCCGGCTAAGGTGACCAAGGCACTGGAGCTGGATGCTCAAATCCGCGAGATTGCCGAGGAGTTTAAGGACGCCACCAACTTCCTGTACCTGGGCCGCGGCTACAACTTCCCGGTAGCCCTGGAAGGCGCGCTGAAGCTCAAAGAAATCAGCTACATCCACGCCGAGGGTTACCCCGCTGCGGAGATGAAGCACGGCCCCATCGCCCTCATCGACGAGAACATGCCGATGGTGGTAATCGCCACCCGCGACAGCTCTTACGAGAAGGTAGTAAGCAACATCCAGGAAGTGAAGGCGCGCAAAGGCCGCATCATTGCCGTGGTGAGCGAAGGCGACAAAGTGATTCCGGCCATGGCCGAATTCGTGATTGAGGTGCCTCACACCAGCGAAGTGCTGATGCCGCTCGTGTCGGTGGTTCCGCTGCAGCTGCTGAGCTACCACATTGCCGTGTTGCGCGGCTGCAACGTGGACCAGCCCCGCAACCTCGCCAAATCGGTGACGGTGGAATAG
- a CDS encoding erythromycin esterase family protein yields the protein MASPLPTHPLGSAADLDPLLAAIGDARVVLLGEASHGTHEYYTWRAALSKRLIQEKGVSFIAVEGDWPDCFEVNAAIKQDQAAHGSAAQLLQTFNRWPTWMWGNWEMAALTEWLQRHNQAHPAAQRVGFYGLDVYSLWESLQEVLHYAEQQGDGAMAAARQAFGCFEPYSSDPQEYARAVAFVSEDCHDEVNGLLRTLRRQAATRTYATLSEREQAFAAEQNALVAVNAERYYKAMLRGGGASWNVRDEHMMETLTRLLDLHGPESKAIVWAHNTHIGDARHTDMRREDMVNIGQLAREQLGRENVFSVGFGSYQGSVIAGKEWGAPWERMTVPPATRNSWEDLLHRQLGGENALLLSSEIRHDARLAESVGHRAIGVVYQPQFERFGNYVPSLLPDRYDAFLFIDHTRALHPLVIEGEQHSPPDLYPWGE from the coding sequence ATGGCGTCGCCCCTTCCTACCCATCCCCTCGGCTCTGCCGCTGACCTTGACCCGCTGCTGGCTGCCATCGGCGACGCCCGCGTAGTGCTGCTGGGCGAAGCCTCGCACGGCACCCACGAATACTATACCTGGCGTGCGGCTCTCAGCAAGCGGCTGATACAGGAAAAAGGTGTTTCCTTCATTGCCGTGGAAGGCGACTGGCCCGACTGCTTCGAAGTGAATGCAGCTATTAAGCAGGACCAGGCCGCGCATGGCTCGGCGGCCCAACTGCTCCAAACCTTCAACCGCTGGCCCACTTGGATGTGGGGCAACTGGGAGATGGCGGCCCTTACAGAATGGCTGCAGCGTCATAACCAAGCACACCCCGCGGCGCAGCGCGTGGGCTTCTACGGCCTGGATGTGTACAGCCTCTGGGAATCGTTACAGGAAGTGCTGCACTACGCCGAGCAGCAGGGCGACGGCGCCATGGCCGCCGCCCGCCAGGCCTTCGGCTGCTTTGAACCCTACAGCTCAGACCCGCAGGAATACGCCCGCGCCGTAGCATTTGTGTCGGAAGATTGCCACGACGAAGTGAACGGCTTGCTGCGCACCCTGCGCCGCCAGGCGGCCACGCGCACTTACGCAACCCTATCGGAGCGCGAGCAAGCCTTTGCCGCCGAGCAAAATGCCTTGGTGGCCGTGAACGCCGAGCGCTACTACAAGGCCATGCTGCGCGGCGGCGGCGCTTCTTGGAACGTGCGCGACGAGCACATGATGGAAACCCTCACTCGCTTGCTGGACCTGCACGGCCCTGAGAGCAAGGCCATTGTGTGGGCCCACAACACCCACATTGGCGATGCGCGCCACACCGACATGCGGCGCGAAGACATGGTCAACATCGGCCAGCTGGCGCGCGAGCAGCTGGGCCGCGAGAACGTGTTCAGTGTGGGCTTTGGCTCGTACCAAGGCAGCGTGATTGCCGGCAAGGAATGGGGTGCGCCGTGGGAGCGCATGACGGTGCCGCCCGCTACGCGCAATTCCTGGGAGGACCTGTTGCATCGCCAACTGGGGGGTGAAAACGCGCTGCTGCTTTCGTCAGAAATCAGGCACGATGCCCGGCTGGCTGAATCGGTGGGGCACCGGGCCATTGGGGTGGTGTACCAGCCGCAGTTTGAGCGGTTTGGCAACTACGTGCCTTCCCTCCTGCCCGACCGCTACGATGCCTTTTTATTCATCGACCACACCCGGGCTTTGCACCCGCTGGTCATTGAGGGCGAACAGCACAGCCCGCCGGACCTATACCCGTGGGGCGAGTGA